From Pseudomonas putida, one genomic window encodes:
- a CDS encoding DUF4105 domain-containing protein, producing MLKRLAYLALCACAPVHAAPALDEGRLQQLANTPYWIALGHYETAKLGGWRSYVDDRKFFLAEDGAHHPDQELRATVQALYAPASLGDKHAQCVFPARTRWLKEQLGLQGLPQPDCQEFKTWYESVDPHSAALIFPAAYLNSPSSMFGHTLLRIDQSNTRSDDTTLLSYAINFGAYIEGSDNSILYAWKGLMGGYPGLFALMPYQEKLSEYRSLENRDLWEYQLDLTPEETGRMVEHVWELKQVQFDYFFFDENCSYRLLELLQVARPGLDLTSQFPLTAIPTDTVKAVKQSGMVASETYRPSRERELLARAEPLGLDEKRQVLAVSADTAQLQSPAFTALPRERQALVQDAAYRLERYRANGQERDPGQARRSFELLRAINRNPPPPLQIERPGLPEDGHDSRTWQLGVGTREDRAYAEYGLRMAYHDLNDNAYGFPLGAQIEILQLKVRQYEGNDWQVQRLDLATIRSLTPRNELLKPWSWQVAGGLERVPGKHDDEVLVSHVNGGAGGTWQLADGLLGFALGTVRVEHHNDFAQFIAPAAGFNGGLLWRNGLGNMTLEAKGDYFTNGEVRRSVSLNQQWEISQNLGLRLSASRAFSHLATAQNEVMLELKWYHY from the coding sequence ATGCTCAAACGCCTTGCTTACCTGGCGCTGTGTGCCTGCGCCCCTGTTCATGCCGCGCCTGCGCTGGATGAAGGCCGTCTCCAGCAATTGGCCAATACCCCTTACTGGATTGCCCTGGGCCACTACGAAACCGCCAAACTCGGCGGCTGGCGCAGCTATGTCGACGACCGCAAATTCTTCCTCGCCGAGGACGGCGCGCACCACCCGGACCAAGAGCTGCGGGCCACGGTACAGGCGCTGTATGCCCCGGCCAGCCTGGGCGACAAGCATGCCCAATGCGTGTTCCCCGCCCGCACCCGCTGGCTGAAGGAGCAACTGGGCCTGCAAGGTTTGCCGCAGCCGGATTGCCAGGAGTTCAAGACCTGGTACGAATCGGTCGACCCGCACAGCGCGGCGCTGATCTTCCCGGCGGCCTACCTGAACAGCCCGTCGTCGATGTTCGGCCATACCCTGCTGCGCATCGACCAGTCCAATACCCGCAGCGACGACACCACGCTGCTGAGTTATGCCATCAACTTCGGCGCCTACATCGAAGGCAGCGACAACAGCATCCTGTATGCCTGGAAGGGCCTGATGGGTGGCTATCCCGGGCTGTTCGCCCTGATGCCCTATCAGGAAAAACTGTCCGAATACCGCAGCCTGGAAAACCGTGACCTGTGGGAGTACCAGCTGGACCTGACGCCAGAAGAAACCGGGCGCATGGTCGAGCATGTGTGGGAACTCAAGCAGGTCCAGTTCGATTATTTCTTCTTCGACGAAAACTGCTCCTACCGCCTGCTGGAACTGCTGCAGGTGGCGCGGCCGGGCCTGGACCTGACCTCGCAGTTCCCGCTGACCGCAATCCCCACCGACACGGTCAAGGCGGTGAAACAGTCGGGCATGGTCGCCAGCGAGACTTACCGGCCCTCGCGTGAGCGGGAACTGCTGGCCCGGGCCGAACCGCTGGGCCTGGATGAGAAACGCCAGGTGCTGGCCGTCAGTGCCGACACGGCGCAGCTGCAGAGCCCGGCCTTCACCGCCCTGCCCCGCGAGCGCCAGGCCCTGGTGCAGGACGCCGCTTACCGCCTGGAGCGTTATCGGGCCAACGGCCAGGAGCGCGACCCCGGCCAGGCACGGCGTAGCTTCGAGCTGTTGCGGGCGATCAACCGCAACCCACCACCGCCGCTGCAGATCGAACGCCCCGGCCTGCCCGAGGATGGCCATGACTCCCGCACCTGGCAGCTTGGCGTCGGCACCCGGGAAGACCGCGCCTACGCCGAATACGGGCTGCGCATGGCGTATCACGACCTGAACGACAATGCCTACGGCTTCCCGCTTGGCGCGCAGATCGAAATCCTGCAACTCAAGGTGCGCCAGTACGAAGGCAACGATTGGCAGGTGCAACGCCTGGATCTGGCCACGATTCGCTCGCTGACCCCTCGCAACGAACTGCTCAAGCCCTGGTCGTGGCAGGTCGCCGGTGGCCTGGAGCGGGTGCCGGGCAAACATGACGATGAAGTGCTGGTGAGCCATGTCAATGGCGGTGCCGGCGGCACCTGGCAATTGGCCGACGGGCTGCTGGGCTTCGCCTTGGGCACTGTGCGGGTCGAGCACCATAACGACTTCGCCCAGTTCATCGCCCCAGCGGCGGGGTTCAATGGCGGGCTGCTGTGGCGCAACGGGCTGGGCAACATGACACTGGAAGCCAAAGGCGATTACTTCACCAATGGCGAAGTGCGGCGCAGTGTGAGCCTGAACCAGCAGTGGGAGATCAGCCAGAACCTGGGGTTGAGGCTGAGTGCTTCGCGGGCGTTCAGCCACTTGGCTACAGCCCAGAATGAGGTGATGCTGGAGCTGAAGTGGTACCACTACTGA
- a CDS encoding TIGR00645 family protein, which yields MERILENAMYASRWLLAPIYFGLSLGLLALALKFFQEVIHVLPNVFALSEADLILVILSLIDMSLVGGLLVMVMISGYENFVSQLDIDDSKEKLNWLGKMDSSSLKMKVAASIVAISSIHLLRVFMDAQNISTDYLMWYVIIHMTFVVSAFCMGYLDKLTKH from the coding sequence ATGGAACGTATTCTCGAAAACGCGATGTATGCCTCGCGCTGGCTGCTCGCCCCTATCTACTTCGGCCTTTCCCTTGGCCTGTTGGCCTTGGCGCTGAAGTTTTTCCAGGAAGTCATTCACGTCCTGCCCAACGTATTCGCCCTGAGCGAAGCCGACCTGATCCTGGTGATCCTGTCGCTGATCGACATGTCGCTGGTGGGCGGCCTGCTGGTCATGGTGATGATCTCTGGCTACGAGAACTTCGTCTCGCAACTGGACATCGATGACAGCAAGGAGAAGCTCAACTGGCTGGGCAAGATGGACTCTTCGTCGCTGAAGATGAAGGTCGCTGCCTCGATCGTGGCCATTTCCTCCATCCACCTGCTGCGGGTGTTCATGGACGCGCAGAACATCTCTACCGACTACCTGATGTGGTACGTGATCATCCACATGACCTTCGTGGTGTCCGCCTTCTGCATGGGTTACCTGGACAAACTCACCAAGCACTGA
- a CDS encoding GreA/GreB family elongation factor — translation MSRAFVNEDQAAAQADQPVERHVSDQPNYVTASGMRQLQQRLAELNALRAELQALGEQGDKQRLADAERDLRYFSARVQSAQVVPAATSTSKVQIGSRVRFADEQGQEQTVQLVGEDEADASRGLINWGSPLGRALLGAGPGDEVMWRRPAGDQVIEVMDIVTEA, via the coding sequence ATGAGCCGCGCATTCGTCAACGAAGACCAAGCCGCCGCCCAGGCCGACCAGCCGGTGGAACGGCACGTCAGCGACCAGCCCAACTATGTCACTGCCAGTGGCATGCGCCAGCTGCAGCAGCGCCTGGCCGAACTCAATGCCTTGCGTGCCGAACTGCAGGCCTTGGGCGAACAGGGTGATAAGCAACGCCTGGCAGACGCTGAGCGTGACTTGCGTTATTTCAGCGCCAGGGTGCAGAGCGCCCAGGTAGTACCCGCTGCTACCTCGACCAGCAAGGTGCAGATTGGCAGCCGGGTGCGCTTTGCCGATGAACAAGGGCAGGAACAGACCGTGCAACTGGTTGGAGAGGATGAAGCCGATGCCAGCCGAGGGCTGATCAATTGGGGGTCACCGCTGGGGCGGGCGTTGCTGGGCGCAGGGCCAGGGGATGAAGTGATGTGGCGGCGGCCGGCGGGGGATCAGGTGATCGAGGTGATGGATATTGTAACTGAGGCCTGA
- a CDS encoding DUF3015 domain-containing protein yields MKRILLGTLFTVVSLNAMAEAPGGPNCGWGNMLFEGQRGTPAHFLASTTNGTSGNATFGMTSGTNGCSTKASLTYGGKSWFAMNGMMNELSEDMAMGQGEALTTYAVVLGVAPEDRGYFNSVTHQHFNQIFSSADVNAETVHSNTLAVLKNDPRLAKYATEA; encoded by the coding sequence ATGAAACGGATTCTTCTGGGTACTCTGTTCACCGTAGTCTCGCTCAATGCCATGGCCGAAGCGCCGGGCGGCCCGAACTGCGGCTGGGGCAACATGCTGTTCGAAGGCCAGCGCGGCACGCCGGCTCACTTCCTGGCCTCCACCACCAACGGTACATCCGGTAACGCTACCTTCGGCATGACCTCCGGCACCAACGGCTGCTCCACTAAGGCCTCGCTGACCTATGGCGGCAAGTCCTGGTTCGCCATGAATGGCATGATGAACGAACTGTCCGAAGACATGGCCATGGGCCAAGGCGAAGCACTCACCACCTACGCGGTGGTACTGGGTGTAGCGCCGGAAGACCGCGGTTACTTCAACTCGGTCACCCACCAGCACTTCAACCAGATCTTCAGCAGCGCCGACGTAAATGCTGAAACTGTCCACAGCAACACCCTGGCCGTTCTGAAGAACGACCCACGCCTGGCCAAGTACGCTACCGAGGCCTAA
- a CDS encoding Lon protease family protein has protein sequence MPDPVAARLRLAPEALTRRFSPEQFAFANTDDLEPFRGVLGQERAVEALQFGVAMPRPGYNVYVMGEPGTGRFSFVKRYLKAEGKRQQTPADWVYVNHFDDTREPRALELPSGSAAAFISDMGGLIDNLLATFPAVFEHPSYQQKKGAIDRAFNQRYDRALDVIERASLEKDVALYRDASNVAFTPMADGKALDEAEFAQLPEEVREQFHEDIAYLEERLNEELASLPQWKRESNNHLRQLNEETITLALQPLLAPLSEKYAENAAVCAYLQSVQLNLLRTVVEQLVDDSKTDAVARKLLEEQYAPSLVVGHHAVGGAPVVFEPHPTYDNLFGRIEYSTDQGALYTSYRQLRPGALHRANGGFLILEAEKMLGEPFVWDALKRALQSRKLKMESPIGELGRVASVSLQPQMIPLNVKLVIIGSRQLYYALQDHDPDFQEMFRVLVDFDEDMPMVDENLEQFAQLLRTRTNEEGMAPLTSDAVARLATYSARLAENQSRLSARIGDLFQLVSEADFIRQLASDDMTDAGHIERALKAKATRTGRVSQRVLDDMLAGIILIDTEGAAIGKCNGLTVLEVGDSAFGMPARISATVYPGGSGIVDIEREVNLGQPIHSKGVMILTGYLGSRYAQEFPLAISASIALEQSYGYVDGDSASLGEACTLISALSRTPLKQCFAITGSINQFGEVQAVGGVNEKIEGFFRLCEARGLTGEQGVIIPRANVATLMLDERVLQAVENGVFHVYAVSQADEALSLLVGEDAGELDEQGQFTEGSVNARVVERLREIAEMVSEEDIEKAEKERLEEVIAQAKPA, from the coding sequence ATGCCCGATCCTGTCGCTGCGCGCCTGCGTCTCGCGCCTGAAGCTTTGACCAGGCGTTTTTCTCCTGAGCAGTTTGCCTTTGCCAATACCGACGATCTGGAACCGTTTCGCGGAGTCCTGGGCCAGGAACGTGCTGTCGAGGCCCTGCAGTTTGGGGTGGCCATGCCACGCCCCGGTTACAACGTATACGTGATGGGCGAGCCCGGTACCGGGCGCTTCTCGTTCGTCAAGCGCTACCTCAAGGCCGAGGGCAAGCGCCAACAGACCCCTGCCGATTGGGTCTACGTCAACCACTTCGATGACACCCGCGAGCCGCGGGCACTGGAGCTGCCGTCGGGCAGCGCCGCCGCGTTCATCAGCGACATGGGCGGCCTGATCGACAACCTGCTGGCGACGTTCCCGGCGGTATTCGAACACCCGTCGTATCAGCAGAAGAAGGGCGCCATCGACCGTGCCTTCAACCAGCGCTACGACCGCGCCCTGGATGTCATCGAGCGCGCCTCGCTGGAAAAGGACGTGGCCCTGTACCGTGACGCCAGCAATGTCGCCTTCACCCCGATGGCCGACGGCAAGGCACTGGACGAAGCCGAGTTCGCCCAGCTGCCGGAAGAAGTCCGCGAGCAGTTCCACGAGGACATCGCCTACCTCGAGGAGCGCCTCAACGAAGAGCTGGCCAGCCTGCCACAGTGGAAGCGCGAGTCGAACAACCACCTGCGCCAGCTCAACGAAGAAACCATCACCCTGGCTTTGCAGCCTTTGCTGGCGCCGCTGTCGGAAAAGTACGCCGAGAACGCCGCAGTGTGTGCCTACCTGCAATCGGTGCAGCTGAACCTGCTGCGTACCGTGGTCGAGCAACTGGTCGATGACAGCAAGACCGACGCTGTCGCGCGCAAGCTGCTCGAAGAGCAGTACGCCCCGAGCCTTGTGGTCGGCCATCACGCCGTCGGTGGTGCGCCGGTGGTGTTCGAGCCGCACCCGACCTATGACAACCTGTTCGGGCGGATCGAATACAGCACCGACCAGGGGGCGCTGTACACCTCCTACCGTCAGCTGCGCCCGGGCGCGCTGCACCGCGCCAACGGTGGGTTCCTGATTCTCGAAGCGGAGAAGATGCTCGGCGAGCCGTTCGTCTGGGATGCGCTCAAGCGTGCCCTGCAGTCACGCAAGTTGAAGATGGAGTCGCCGATCGGTGAACTGGGCCGCGTCGCCAGCGTCAGCCTGCAGCCGCAGATGATCCCGCTCAACGTCAAGCTGGTGATCATCGGATCGCGTCAGCTGTACTACGCCTTGCAGGACCATGACCCGGACTTCCAGGAGATGTTCCGGGTACTGGTGGACTTCGACGAAGACATGCCGATGGTCGACGAAAACCTCGAGCAGTTCGCCCAGCTGTTGCGCACCCGTACCAACGAGGAGGGCATGGCGCCGCTGACCAGCGATGCGGTGGCTCGCCTGGCCACCTACAGCGCGCGCCTGGCGGAGAACCAGTCGCGCCTGTCGGCGCGTATCGGTGACCTGTTCCAGCTGGTCAGCGAGGCCGACTTCATCCGCCAGCTGGCCAGTGACGACATGACCGATGCCGGGCACATCGAGCGTGCGCTCAAGGCCAAGGCCACCCGCACCGGGCGCGTTTCGCAGCGGGTGCTCGACGACATGCTGGCAGGCATCATCCTGATCGACACCGAAGGCGCCGCTATCGGCAAGTGCAACGGCCTGACCGTGCTGGAGGTGGGTGATTCGGCCTTCGGCATGCCGGCGCGCATTTCCGCCACCGTCTACCCGGGCGGCAGCGGCATCGTCGACATCGAGCGCGAGGTCAACCTGGGCCAGCCGATCCACTCCAAGGGGGTCATGATCCTCACCGGTTACCTGGGCAGCCGCTACGCCCAGGAATTCCCCTTGGCGATTTCCGCGAGCATTGCCCTGGAGCAGTCCTACGGTTATGTGGACGGTGACAGCGCCTCGTTGGGCGAGGCGTGCACGCTGATCTCGGCATTGTCGCGCACCCCGCTCAAGCAGTGCTTCGCGATCACCGGCTCGATCAACCAGTTCGGTGAAGTGCAGGCAGTGGGTGGGGTCAACGAGAAGATCGAAGGCTTCTTCCGCCTGTGTGAGGCCCGTGGCCTGACGGGCGAGCAGGGGGTGATCATCCCGCGTGCCAACGTTGCCACGCTGATGCTCGATGAGCGTGTGCTGCAGGCGGTCGAGAATGGCGTGTTCCACGTCTATGCGGTCAGCCAGGCTGACGAGGCGCTGAGCCTGCTGGTGGGTGAGGACGCCGGGGAGCTGGACGAGCAGGGGCAGTTCACCGAAGGCAGCGTCAACGCCCGGGTGGTCGAGCGCTTGCGCGAGATCGCCGAGATGGTCAGCGAGGAGGATATCGAGAAGGCGGAAAAGGAACGCCTGGAAGAGGTGATTGCCCAGGCCAAGCCAGCCTGA
- a CDS encoding zinc ribbon domain-containing protein YjdM — MSTLPPCPKCNSEYTYEDGTQLICPECAHEWSATGEADAGSDDVVKKDAVGNVLQDGDTVTVIKDLKVKGSSLVVKVGTKVKNIRLCDGDHDIDCKIDGIGAMKLKSEFVRKV; from the coding sequence GTGAGCACTTTGCCGCCCTGCCCTAAATGCAATTCCGAGTACACCTACGAGGATGGCACCCAGCTGATCTGCCCTGAATGCGCCCACGAGTGGTCGGCCACCGGCGAAGCCGACGCCGGCAGCGATGACGTGGTGAAAAAGGATGCAGTGGGCAATGTGCTGCAGGACGGCGACACGGTCACCGTGATCAAGGACCTCAAGGTCAAGGGTTCTTCCCTGGTGGTCAAGGTCGGTACCAAGGTCAAGAACATCCGCCTGTGCGACGGCGACCACGACATCGACTGCAAGATCGACGGCATTGGCGCCATGAAGCTGAAGTCGGAATTCGTGCGCAAGGTCTGA
- a CDS encoding DUF6482 family protein, which yields MNLHQLNTEARAGHVDELNLIAIEGGDYLLEARIKGHAHPLADTRGERLRVHSVEDARTLLQTIPMVSMNLVHWSVQDEMCGMGSHPEEDLKVPISQRSAW from the coding sequence ATGAACCTGCATCAGCTCAATACCGAGGCCAGGGCCGGCCATGTCGATGAATTGAACCTGATTGCCATCGAAGGTGGTGATTACCTGCTCGAGGCCCGTATCAAGGGCCATGCCCACCCCTTGGCTGATACCCGCGGTGAACGCCTGCGCGTGCACTCGGTGGAAGACGCCCGCACGTTGCTGCAAACCATCCCGATGGTCTCGATGAACCTGGTGCACTGGTCCGTCCAGGACGAAATGTGCGGCATGGGTTCGCACCCCGAAGAAGACCTCAAGGTACCCATTTCCCAGCGTTCGGCCTGGTAG
- a CDS encoding FKBP-type peptidyl-prolyl cis-trans isomerase translates to MSELNLSTDETRVSYGIGRQLGGQLRDNPPPGVNLEAIVAGLTDAFNGADSRVSEADLSASFKVIREVMQAEAAAKAEAAAASGKEFLAENAKREGITTLASGLQFEVLTAGEGAKPTRESNVRTHYHGTLIDGTVFDSSYERGQPAEFPVGGVIAGWTEALQLMNAGSKWRLYVPSELAYGAQGVGSIPPHSVLVFDVELLDVL, encoded by the coding sequence ATGTCCGAACTCAACCTGTCCACCGACGAAACCCGCGTCAGCTACGGCATCGGCCGTCAGCTGGGCGGCCAGCTGCGCGACAATCCGCCACCAGGCGTCAACCTGGAAGCCATCGTGGCCGGCCTGACCGACGCCTTCAACGGTGCCGACAGCCGCGTCAGCGAAGCCGACCTGTCGGCCAGCTTCAAGGTCATCCGTGAAGTGATGCAGGCAGAAGCTGCCGCCAAGGCTGAAGCTGCTGCTGCCTCCGGTAAGGAATTCCTGGCTGAGAACGCCAAGCGCGAAGGCATCACCACCCTTGCCTCGGGCCTTCAGTTCGAAGTGCTGACCGCAGGCGAAGGCGCCAAGCCGACCCGCGAAAGCAACGTACGTACGCACTACCACGGCACGCTGATCGACGGCACTGTGTTCGACAGCTCTTACGAGCGTGGCCAGCCGGCTGAATTCCCGGTCGGTGGCGTGATCGCTGGCTGGACCGAGGCCCTGCAGCTGATGAATGCAGGCAGCAAATGGCGCCTGTATGTGCCGAGCGAGCTGGCCTACGGCGCCCAAGGCGTCGGCAGCATCCCGCCGCACAGCGTGCTGGTATTCGACGTCGAGCTGCTCGACGTTCTGTAA